A window of the Thermus albus genome harbors these coding sequences:
- a CDS encoding proton-translocating transhydrogenase family protein has product MEFGFWSALYIFVLTAFLGYELITRVPVILHTPLMSGSNFIHGVVVVGAMVVLGHAETGLEKLIGFLGVILGAANAAGGYAVTVRMLEMFEKKPGKGGGQ; this is encoded by the coding sequence ATGGAGTTTGGCTTCTGGTCTGCCCTTTACATCTTTGTGCTCACGGCCTTCTTGGGTTACGAGCTCATCACCCGGGTGCCCGTGATCCTCCACACCCCCTTGATGTCGGGGTCCAACTTCATCCACGGGGTGGTGGTGGTGGGGGCCATGGTGGTCTTGGGGCATGCGGAAACTGGCTTGGAAAAGCTCATTGGCTTCCTGGGGGTGATCCTGGGGGCGGCCAACGCCGCCGGGGGGTATGCGGTGACGGTGCGCATGCTGGAGATGTTTGAGAAAAAGCCGGGCAAGGGGGGTGGTCAGTAA
- a CDS encoding NAD(P)(+) transhydrogenase (Re/Si-specific) subunit beta gives MDLIQAAYFVVAILFIVGLKRMAHPTTAKSGIVWAGWGMALAVVATFFWPGMHNFGLMLIALLVGSVVAWWAAVKVAMTDMPQMVAIYNGMGGGAAATIAAVELLKGAFENPGLMALAILGGLIGSVAFTGSLIAFAKLQGIMKSRPIVFPGQKVVNALVLLITVLLGFSLLWNDPTLSIVLFFLLALLFGILMTLPIGGGDMPVAISFYNAFTGMAVGFEGFAVGNPALMVAGTLVGAAGTLLTVLMARAMNRSVMSVLMGGFGVEQEAGEVKGSLKPIDVEDAAVMLAYAGKVVFVPGYGMALSQAQHKVKELADLLESKGVEVKFAIHPVAGRMPGHMNVLLAEAGVDYDKLKDLEEINPEFPTVDVAVVIGANDVVNPAARRPGSPLYGMPILDVDKAKNVIVIKRGQGKGFAGVENELFYADNTRMLYGDAQNVLTQLTQALKKL, from the coding sequence ATGGATCTCATCCAAGCAGCCTACTTTGTGGTGGCCATCCTCTTCATCGTGGGGTTAAAGCGCATGGCCCACCCCACCACCGCCAAAAGCGGCATCGTGTGGGCGGGCTGGGGCATGGCCTTGGCGGTGGTGGCCACCTTCTTCTGGCCGGGGATGCACAACTTTGGCCTCATGCTCATCGCCCTCTTGGTGGGCTCGGTGGTGGCTTGGTGGGCGGCGGTCAAGGTGGCCATGACCGACATGCCCCAGATGGTGGCCATCTACAACGGCATGGGTGGGGGTGCGGCGGCCACCATCGCCGCGGTGGAGCTCCTGAAGGGGGCCTTTGAGAACCCGGGCCTCATGGCCTTGGCCATCCTGGGCGGCCTCATCGGGAGCGTGGCCTTCACGGGAAGCCTCATCGCCTTTGCCAAGCTTCAGGGAATCATGAAAAGCCGGCCCATCGTTTTCCCCGGGCAGAAGGTGGTGAACGCCCTGGTCCTTCTCATCACGGTTCTCTTGGGCTTCTCCCTGCTCTGGAACGATCCCACCCTCAGCATCGTGCTCTTCTTCCTCCTGGCTTTGCTTTTCGGCATTCTCATGACCCTACCCATCGGCGGCGGGGACATGCCCGTGGCCATCTCCTTCTACAACGCCTTTACCGGCATGGCCGTGGGCTTTGAGGGTTTTGCCGTGGGGAACCCGGCCTTGATGGTGGCGGGAACCCTGGTGGGGGCGGCGGGTACCCTTCTCACCGTGCTGATGGCCCGGGCCATGAACCGCTCCGTCATGAGCGTACTCATGGGTGGGTTTGGCGTGGAGCAGGAGGCGGGGGAGGTCAAGGGGAGCCTCAAGCCCATTGACGTGGAGGATGCCGCCGTGATGCTGGCCTATGCGGGGAAGGTGGTCTTTGTGCCGGGGTATGGCATGGCCCTCTCCCAGGCCCAGCACAAGGTAAAGGAGCTGGCGGACCTCCTGGAGAGCAAGGGGGTGGAGGTGAAGTTCGCCATCCACCCGGTGGCGGGGCGGATGCCCGGGCACATGAACGTGCTCCTGGCCGAGGCCGGGGTGGATTACGACAAGCTCAAGGACCTCGAGGAGATCAACCCCGAGTTCCCCACCGTGGACGTGGCGGTGGTGATCGGGGCCAACGACGTGGTGAACCCCGCCGCCCGCCGCCCGGGAAGCCCCCTTTACGGCATGCCCATCCTGGACGTGGACAAGGCCAAGAACGTGATCGTCATCAAGCGGGGCCAGGGCAAGGGCTTTGCTGGGGTGGAGAACGAGCTCTTCTACGCCGACAACACCCGGATGCTCTATGGCGACGCGCAAAACGTCCTCACCCAGCTCACCCAGGCCCTAAAGAAGCTTTAG
- the rpsF gene encoding 30S ribosomal protein S6: MRKYEVNIILSPNLDQTQLALEKEIIGKALEAFGARVEKVEEWGVRRLAYPIAKDTQGYFLWYQVEMPEDRVNHLARELRLRDNVRRVMVVKTQEPFLAKA, encoded by the coding sequence ATGCGCAAGTACGAGGTGAACATCATCCTGAGCCCCAACCTGGACCAGACCCAGCTCGCCCTGGAGAAGGAGATCATCGGTAAGGCCCTCGAGGCCTTCGGCGCTCGGGTGGAGAAGGTGGAGGAATGGGGTGTACGCCGCCTGGCCTACCCCATCGCCAAGGACACCCAGGGCTACTTCCTCTGGTACCAGGTGGAGATGCCCGAAGACCGGGTGAACCACCTAGCCCGGGAGCTTCGCCTAAGGGATAACGTGCGCCGGGTCATGGTGGTGAAAACTCAGGAGCCCTTCCTCGCCAAGGCGTAA
- the ssb gene encoding single-stranded DNA-binding protein → MARGLNRVFLIGTLTARPDMRYTPGGMAILDLSLAGQGTLWDASGEKEVSWYHRVRLLGRQAEMWGDVLERGQLVFVEGRLEYRQWERDGERRSELQIRADFIDPLEARGRETVEDARGQPRLRHALNQVILMGNLTRDPDLRYTPQGTAVVRLGLAVNERRPGQGPDGEKTHFIEVQAWRDLAEWASELKRGEGLLVIGRLVNDSWTSSTGERRFQTRVEALRLERPTRGPERAGGSRPQEPGRSVQTGGVDIDEGLEDFPPEEDLPF, encoded by the coding sequence ATGGCACGAGGCCTGAACCGGGTATTTCTCATCGGAACCCTTACCGCCCGTCCGGACATGCGCTACACCCCTGGGGGCATGGCCATTTTGGACCTAAGCCTCGCGGGCCAGGGTACCCTGTGGGATGCCTCTGGGGAAAAGGAGGTGTCCTGGTACCACCGGGTGCGCCTTTTAGGGCGGCAGGCGGAGATGTGGGGGGACGTCCTGGAAAGGGGCCAGCTGGTCTTCGTGGAGGGGCGGCTGGAGTACCGGCAGTGGGAGCGGGATGGGGAGAGGCGGAGCGAGCTCCAGATCCGGGCGGACTTCATCGATCCCCTGGAGGCCCGAGGGCGGGAAACCGTGGAGGATGCCCGGGGCCAGCCCAGGCTCCGCCACGCCCTAAACCAGGTGATCCTCATGGGTAACCTCACCCGCGATCCCGATCTGCGCTACACCCCCCAGGGGACGGCGGTGGTCCGGCTGGGCCTGGCGGTGAACGAGCGCCGTCCGGGCCAAGGGCCGGATGGGGAAAAGACCCATTTCATAGAGGTTCAGGCCTGGCGCGACCTGGCCGAGTGGGCCTCCGAGCTCAAGCGGGGTGAGGGGCTTTTGGTGATCGGCCGTTTGGTGAACGACTCCTGGACCAGCTCCACCGGGGAGAGGCGCTTCCAGACCCGTGTGGAAGCCCTCAGGTTGGAGCGACCCACCCGTGGGCCTGAAAGAGCCGGCGGAAGCAGGCCCCAAGAGCCAGGGCGCTCTGTCCAGACGGGTGGGGTGGACATTGACGAAGGATTGGAAGACTTCCCGCCGGAGGAGGATTTGCCGTTTTGA
- the rpsR gene encoding 30S ribosomal protein S18: MSTKNAKPKKETQKRPSRKAKVKASLGEFDLKDYRNVEVLKRFLSETGKILPRRRTGLTAKEQRILARTIKRARILGLLPFTEKLVRK; encoded by the coding sequence TTGAGCACGAAGAACGCTAAACCCAAGAAGGAGACGCAGAAGCGTCCTTCCAGGAAGGCCAAGGTCAAGGCCAGCCTGGGGGAGTTTGATCTGAAGGACTACCGCAACGTGGAGGTGCTGAAGCGGTTCCTGTCGGAGACGGGGAAGATCCTTCCCCGCCGCCGCACGGGGCTCACCGCCAAGGAGCAGCGCATCCTGGCCCGGACCATCAAGCGGGCGAGGATTTTGGGGCTTCTTCCCTTCACGGAGAAGCTGGTGCGCAAATAG
- the rplI gene encoding 50S ribosomal protein L9: MKVILLEPLENLGDVGQVVNVKPGYAKNYLLPRGLAVLATESNLKALEAKIRAQAKRLAERKAEAERLKEILENLTLTIPVRAGETKIYGSVTAKDIAEALSRQHGITIDPKRLVLEKPIKELGEYVLTYKPHPEVPIALKVSVVAQ, encoded by the coding sequence ATGAAGGTCATCCTGCTTGAACCCCTGGAAAACCTGGGCGATGTGGGCCAGGTGGTGAACGTGAAGCCCGGCTACGCCAAGAACTACCTCCTGCCCCGGGGCCTGGCGGTCTTGGCCACGGAGAGCAACCTGAAGGCCCTGGAGGCCAAGATCCGCGCCCAGGCCAAGCGCCTGGCGGAGAGGAAGGCGGAGGCGGAGCGTCTTAAGGAGATCCTGGAGAACCTCACCCTCACCATCCCGGTGCGGGCGGGGGAGACCAAGATCTATGGCTCCGTTACCGCCAAGGATATCGCCGAAGCCCTTTCCCGGCAGCACGGCATCACCATTGACCCCAAGCGCCTGGTGCTGGAAAAGCCCATCAAGGAGCTGGGGGAGTACGTCCTCACCTACAAGCCCCACCCCGAGGTGCCGATAGCCTTGAAGGTGAGCGTGGTGGCCCAGTAG
- the lipB gene encoding lipoyl(octanoyl) transferase LipB, translating into MEFLVEDLGLVPYAEAWEYQKRVHQEVVRGERLPTLLLLEHPRVITLGRKATGENLLFPESWYRENGFELYWVERGGDVTYHGPGQLVGYPIFPVGREVRRFLRQIEEAMVRVAASYGIEAYPTPGYAGVWVGEEKLCAIGVAVKEEVSFHGFALNVNTDLNDFSVIIPCGLKGKGVTSLAKLLGRPVPMEEVKERVVAAVAEVFGMRPLKEVHGEAQV; encoded by the coding sequence GTGGAGTTCCTGGTGGAGGACCTCGGCTTGGTGCCCTACGCGGAGGCCTGGGAGTACCAGAAAAGGGTGCATCAGGAGGTGGTGCGAGGAGAGCGCCTTCCCACCCTGCTCCTTCTGGAGCACCCCCGGGTCATCACCCTAGGCCGGAAGGCCACGGGGGAGAACCTCCTTTTCCCCGAAAGCTGGTATAGGGAGAACGGCTTTGAACTCTACTGGGTGGAGCGGGGCGGGGATGTCACCTATCATGGGCCGGGGCAGCTGGTGGGCTACCCCATCTTCCCCGTGGGCCGGGAGGTGCGCCGCTTTCTGCGGCAGATAGAGGAGGCTATGGTAAGGGTGGCGGCCTCCTATGGCATCGAGGCCTACCCCACCCCGGGGTATGCGGGGGTCTGGGTGGGGGAGGAGAAGCTTTGCGCCATCGGGGTGGCGGTGAAGGAGGAGGTGAGCTTCCACGGCTTTGCCCTCAATGTGAATACCGACCTGAACGATTTTTCCGTCATCATCCCCTGTGGGCTTAAGGGCAAAGGGGTCACCTCCTTGGCCAAGCTCCTGGGCCGCCCGGTGCCCATGGAGGAGGTCAAGGAGAGGGTGGTGGCGGCCGTGGCGGAGGTTTTCGGGATGCGGCCCCTTAAGGAGGTGCACGGTGAAGCCCAAGTTTGA
- the lipA gene encoding lipoyl synthase produces the protein MKPKFETVELSTPTGEVVELKVVKRGLAQARPEPVDRQKPAWLKATLPTGAKYQALKATVNELKLHTVCQEALCPNVGECWSHGTLTVMILGSICTRACKFCAVDTGNPRGIVDPEEPRRVAEAIARLNIRYVVLTSVDRDDLPDGGAAHFAATIRAIKERAPGVLVEALTPDFQGDLKAVETVLDAGPEVYAQNLETVRRLTPKVRDPRAGYEQTLKVLAHAKRYRPGVLTKSSLMLGLGEAEEEILEAMRDLREAGVDILTLGQYLRPTPAHLPVERYVPPEDFRRYEAWGYELGFREVFAGPLVRSSYRADRVFLEASRR, from the coding sequence GTGAAGCCCAAGTTTGAGACCGTGGAGCTTTCCACCCCCACGGGGGAGGTGGTGGAGCTTAAGGTGGTGAAGCGCGGCCTGGCCCAGGCCCGGCCAGAGCCCGTGGACCGGCAGAAGCCCGCTTGGCTCAAGGCCACCTTGCCCACGGGAGCCAAGTACCAGGCCCTGAAGGCCACGGTGAACGAGCTCAAGCTGCACACCGTCTGCCAGGAGGCCCTTTGCCCCAACGTGGGGGAGTGCTGGAGCCACGGTACCCTCACGGTGATGATCCTAGGAAGCATCTGCACCCGGGCCTGTAAGTTCTGCGCCGTGGACACGGGGAATCCTAGGGGCATCGTGGACCCGGAGGAGCCCAGGAGGGTGGCGGAGGCCATCGCCCGGCTCAATATCCGCTACGTGGTCCTCACCAGCGTGGACCGGGATGACCTCCCCGATGGCGGGGCGGCCCATTTCGCCGCCACCATCCGGGCCATCAAGGAGAGGGCTCCCGGGGTCTTGGTGGAGGCCCTTACCCCCGATTTCCAGGGGGACCTGAAGGCGGTGGAAACGGTTTTGGATGCGGGCCCTGAGGTCTATGCCCAGAACCTGGAAACCGTGCGCCGCCTCACCCCTAAGGTGCGGGACCCCCGGGCGGGCTACGAGCAAACCCTCAAGGTCCTGGCCCACGCCAAGCGTTACCGGCCCGGGGTTCTCACCAAGAGCAGCCTCATGCTGGGCCTGGGGGAGGCGGAGGAGGAGATCCTCGAGGCCATGCGGGACCTGAGGGAGGCGGGGGTGGACATCCTCACCCTGGGCCAGTACCTGCGCCCCACCCCGGCCCACCTGCCCGTGGAGCGGTACGTACCCCCTGAGGACTTCAGGCGCTATGAAGCCTGGGGATATGAGTTGGGTTTTAGGGAGGTCTTCGCCGGACCCTTAGTGCGAAGCTCCTACCGGGCGGATAGGGTCTTCCTGGAGGCCTCCCGGAGGTAG
- a CDS encoding DUF3054 domain-containing protein — protein MTGSRTATPLFLLDLLALILFALAGLLSHGQPISLGGLARNVLPVLFVWLLLAPFLRTYHQPTWKNLLLTWALAFPAGLWLRQMVLGLGFGVGFLVFLGVAMAFSLLFLLLFRGLAKLLRLW, from the coding sequence ATGACCGGAAGCCGCACCGCCACCCCCCTTTTCCTCCTGGACCTCCTGGCCCTGATTCTGTTTGCCCTAGCGGGGCTTCTATCCCATGGCCAACCCATCAGCCTAGGGGGCCTGGCCCGCAACGTCCTCCCGGTGCTTTTCGTCTGGTTGCTCCTTGCCCCTTTTCTCAGAACCTACCACCAGCCCACCTGGAAAAACCTCCTCCTCACCTGGGCCCTGGCCTTCCCTGCAGGGCTGTGGCTTAGGCAGATGGTCCTGGGCCTGGGGTTTGGGGTGGGGTTTCTCGTCTTCCTGGGCGTGGCCATGGCCTTTAGCCTCCTCTTCCTCCTCCTCTTCCGGGGCCTCGCCAAGCTCCTCAGGCTCTGGTAA
- a CDS encoding NAD(P)-dependent oxidoreductase — protein sequence MDQPLEKVAFLGLGAMGYPMAAHLAKRFPTLVWNRTFAKALKHQEEFGSQAVPLEGVAEARVIFTCLPTTKEVVEVAEALRPHLRPGTYWVDATSGEPEASRRLAERLLEGGVVYLDAPVSGGTLGAEKGTLTVMMGGPLEAVERVRPFLAYAAKVVHVGPVGAGHAVKAINNALLAVNLWAAGEGLLALVRQGVSAEKALEVINASSGRSNATENLIPQRVLTRAFPKTFALGLLVKDLGIAMGVLDGEKAPSPLLRLTREVYEMAKRELDPEADHVEALRLLERWGGVEIR from the coding sequence ATGGATCAGCCCTTAGAGAAGGTGGCCTTCCTCGGCCTCGGGGCCATGGGCTACCCCATGGCCGCCCATTTGGCCAAGCGGTTTCCCACCTTGGTCTGGAACCGCACCTTTGCCAAGGCCCTAAAGCACCAGGAGGAGTTTGGCTCCCAGGCCGTGCCCCTGGAAGGGGTGGCGGAGGCTAGGGTGATCTTCACCTGCCTGCCCACCACCAAGGAGGTGGTGGAGGTGGCGGAAGCCCTTAGGCCCCACTTGCGACCTGGCACCTACTGGGTGGACGCCACCAGCGGGGAACCCGAGGCCAGCCGGAGGTTGGCGGAGCGCCTTTTGGAAGGGGGCGTGGTCTACCTGGACGCCCCGGTTTCCGGCGGAACCCTAGGGGCGGAGAAGGGCACCCTCACGGTGATGATGGGGGGGCCCCTCGAGGCGGTGGAGAGGGTGAGGCCCTTCCTGGCCTACGCCGCCAAGGTGGTCCACGTGGGGCCCGTGGGGGCGGGGCACGCGGTGAAGGCCATCAACAACGCCCTTTTGGCGGTGAACCTCTGGGCGGCGGGGGAAGGACTCCTCGCCTTGGTGCGGCAAGGGGTTTCCGCGGAGAAGGCCCTCGAGGTCATCAACGCCTCCAGTGGCCGCTCCAACGCCACGGAGAACCTGATCCCCCAAAGGGTCCTCACCCGCGCCTTCCCCAAGACCTTCGCCTTGGGCCTGTTGGTGAAGGATCTGGGCATCGCCATGGGGGTTCTGGACGGGGAGAAGGCCCCAAGCCCCCTCCTCCGCCTCACCCGGGAGGTGTACGAGATGGCCAAGAGGGAGCTGGACCCAGAGGCCGACCACGTGGAGGCCCTTAGGCTTTTGGAGCGCTGGGGCGGGGTGGAGATCCGCTAA
- a CDS encoding helix-turn-helix domain-containing protein yields the protein MKDNVSYYIGQRLQRLRQAKGLTLSGLAAKAGVARSLIYALEAGRANPTLATLWALAQALEVPFSELVQAQPVGEEGLAVQLIEQSRERGGGTLEVYRMDLYPHSLRHAEPHESGICERVIGLRGKARVGPPPGKEVGPGEEVDFPGDVPHLYASEEGASLLVFLHYPPVFWPKGEMGSEEKASLALREVGLGVGGVVLEGRWLAPGFWEGVFVRWGGSRTYLFSLPFAPLPRFAGRGLLGEAFALLHAPVEDLRPYRESSSLLLRALAWEGLLLKGEVADPTPLLFKTPEPLADSSAEGGWESRIPVDLYTQVELLHPGYARQPLFLAHGLETLGLTEGRVLDVGTGPGHHLLLLLELLPRLKPVAVEPSLASRQALAQLLPGVEVLPVDFTGLEVGEAFPLVLSVGSSHRMSTWNFLDKAYRLLRPGGFLAVADEFVSPFATREERIRHLVLHHTAYLVPFPLEDCEALWALRILALQGETRGLRRLAEEALQEVRACSGPFASFASLELQALLAGLDYEVETKTSAARFLELASAAGFQVEQHLRLFATHGSGPWDGGTHLFLLRRPG from the coding sequence ATGAAAGACAATGTGTCCTATTATATAGGACAGAGGCTTCAACGGCTGCGCCAGGCTAAAGGGCTTACCCTGTCGGGCTTAGCGGCCAAAGCTGGGGTGGCTAGATCCCTGATATACGCCTTAGAGGCGGGAAGAGCCAACCCTACCCTCGCCACCTTGTGGGCTTTAGCCCAGGCCTTGGAGGTTCCCTTCAGCGAGCTGGTTCAGGCCCAGCCCGTAGGAGAGGAAGGCCTGGCTGTTCAACTTATTGAACAAAGCCGAGAGCGCGGGGGTGGTACCCTGGAAGTCTACCGTATGGATCTCTATCCCCATTCCCTGCGCCATGCGGAGCCCCACGAGTCTGGCATTTGCGAGCGGGTGATTGGCCTAAGGGGAAAGGCCCGGGTGGGGCCACCCCCAGGCAAGGAGGTGGGTCCAGGGGAAGAGGTGGATTTTCCTGGGGATGTCCCCCATCTGTATGCCAGTGAGGAAGGAGCAAGCCTCTTGGTTTTTCTCCACTATCCACCAGTTTTTTGGCCCAAGGGGGAGATGGGTAGCGAGGAAAAGGCCTCTTTGGCTTTACGGGAGGTGGGCCTGGGGGTGGGAGGGGTGGTCTTGGAGGGCCGCTGGCTTGCGCCGGGGTTTTGGGAGGGGGTTTTTGTTCGTTGGGGAGGGAGCCGTACCTACCTCTTCAGCCTGCCTTTCGCCCCCCTGCCCCGTTTCGCGGGCCGGGGGCTTTTGGGCGAGGCTTTCGCCCTACTCCACGCCCCCGTTGAAGACCTGAGGCCTTATCGGGAAAGCTCCAGCCTCCTTCTGCGGGCTTTGGCCTGGGAAGGGCTGCTTCTCAAGGGCGAGGTGGCGGATCCAACGCCTCTTCTCTTCAAAACGCCCGAACCCCTTGCCGATTCCTCCGCAGAAGGCGGTTGGGAAAGCCGCATACCCGTAGACCTCTATACCCAGGTGGAGCTTCTGCACCCCGGGTATGCCAGGCAACCCCTTTTCCTGGCACACGGGTTGGAAACCCTGGGCTTGACGGAGGGGCGGGTTTTGGATGTGGGTACGGGACCCGGCCATCACCTCTTGTTGCTCCTAGAGCTCCTTCCCCGCTTAAAACCGGTGGCGGTGGAACCCAGTTTGGCCTCGAGGCAAGCCCTGGCCCAGCTGCTTCCAGGGGTAGAGGTTTTGCCCGTGGACTTTACCGGGCTGGAAGTAGGGGAAGCCTTCCCCTTGGTCCTTTCCGTGGGGTCTAGCCACCGCATGTCTACTTGGAATTTTCTGGATAAAGCTTATCGGCTCCTACGCCCCGGGGGGTTTTTGGCGGTAGCGGACGAGTTTGTGAGTCCCTTTGCTACCCGGGAGGAACGGATCCGCCACCTGGTGCTTCACCACACGGCCTATCTGGTCCCCTTCCCTTTGGAGGATTGCGAGGCCCTTTGGGCCTTACGCATCTTAGCTTTGCAAGGGGAGACCAGGGGCCTTAGGAGGTTGGCGGAGGAGGCTTTGCAGGAAGTGCGGGCTTGCTCGGGCCCTTTTGCCTCCTTTGCCAGCCTAGAGTTGCAGGCTTTGCTGGCGGGATTGGACTACGAGGTGGAAACAAAGACCTCTGCAGCGCGTTTTCTAGAGTTGGCCTCAGCTGCGGGTTTCCAGGTGGAGCAACATCTCCGCCTTTTTGCCACCCATGGGAGTGGTCCTTGGGATGGGGGGACCCACCTTTTCCTCCTAAGGAGGCCAGGGTGA
- a CDS encoding AzlC family ABC transporter permease yields MRRGLKAAWPIALGYFPVAVAFGALGTQAGLPYPWVQLTSLLVFAGASQFALVGLLAQGVPPLLAASLGLLLNLRHAFYGPALRPYLKGGPLEAFFLTDEVFALALKALPGLLPRERRGYFLGLGLGAYLSWNLGTAMGALGSKGLLAWPALGAALSFALPALFLLLALPHLKNPAALLAGGVALAFHLLGQTAWGLFLAGVLGLLWGRKP; encoded by the coding sequence GTGAGGCGGGGTTTAAAGGCCGCCTGGCCCATTGCCCTGGGCTACTTCCCCGTGGCCGTGGCCTTCGGCGCCCTGGGGACCCAGGCGGGGCTTCCCTACCCTTGGGTCCAGCTCACCTCCCTCCTGGTCTTCGCCGGGGCCAGCCAGTTTGCCCTGGTGGGGCTTCTGGCCCAGGGGGTACCACCCCTCTTGGCGGCCTCCTTGGGCCTTCTCCTAAACCTACGCCACGCCTTCTACGGCCCTGCCCTCAGGCCCTACCTAAAAGGAGGACCCCTAGAAGCCTTTTTCCTCACGGATGAGGTCTTCGCCCTGGCCCTAAAGGCCCTTCCCGGCCTCCTTCCAAGGGAGCGGCGGGGCTACTTCCTCGGCCTGGGCCTGGGCGCCTATCTTTCCTGGAACCTAGGCACCGCCATGGGGGCCTTGGGGTCCAAGGGGCTTCTGGCCTGGCCGGCTTTGGGAGCGGCCCTTTCCTTCGCCCTTCCGGCCCTCTTCCTCCTCCTGGCCCTGCCCCACCTTAAGAACCCCGCGGCCCTCCTGGCGGGCGGGGTGGCCCTGGCCTTCCACCTCCTGGGCCAGACGGCCTGGGGCCTGTTCCTGGCCGGGGTCCTGGGGCTTCTTTGGGGGAGGAAGCCATGA
- a CDS encoding branched-chain amino acid transport, translated as MTLALFLLALGTFLLRFLPWRGEKSLRAGQAGPALVVALFLVSAFGPPPSPGWLLTALALLGTYLGARLTGNLGLAVFLGVGLYGLLYGLWP; from the coding sequence ATGACCCTGGCCCTCTTTCTCCTGGCCCTGGGCACCTTCCTCCTCCGCTTCCTGCCCTGGCGGGGGGAAAAGAGCCTGAGGGCCGGCCAGGCGGGGCCAGCCCTGGTGGTGGCCCTTTTCCTGGTCTCGGCCTTCGGCCCACCCCCTTCCCCCGGGTGGCTCCTCACCGCCTTGGCCCTTTTGGGCACCTACCTGGGGGCGCGGCTTACGGGAAACCTGGGCCTGGCCGTCTTCCTGGGCGTGGGGCTTTACGGCCTCTTGTATGGCCTTTGGCCGTGA
- the lpdA gene encoding dihydrolipoyl dehydrogenase, translated as MKTYDLIVIGTGPGGYHAAIRGAQLGLKVLAVEAAEVGGVCLNVGCIPTKALLHAAETLHHLKAAEGFGLKAKPELDFKKLGTWRDGVVRKLTGGVAGLLKGNKVELLRGFARFKGPKEIEVNGETYGAKSLIVATGSEPMPLKGFPFGEDVWDSTRALKVEEGIPKRLLVIGGGAVGLELGQIYRRLGSEVTLIEYMPEILPAGDRETAALLRKALEKEGIRVRTGTKALGYEKKGDGLHVLLEPAQGGKQEEIVVDKVLVAVGRKPRTEGLGLEKAGVKVDERGFIQVNARMETSAPGVYAIGDVARPPLLAHKAMKEGLVAAENAAGKNALFDCQVPSVVYTGPEWAGVGLTEEEAGKAGYKVKVGRFPLSASGRALTLGSAEGLIKVVGDAETDLLLGVFMVGPQAGELIAEATLALEMGATVTDLALTVHPHPTLSESLMEAAEALHKQAIHILNR; from the coding sequence ATGAAGACCTACGACCTCATCGTGATCGGCACCGGGCCCGGGGGCTACCACGCCGCCATCCGGGGGGCGCAGCTGGGGCTTAAGGTTCTGGCGGTGGAAGCCGCCGAGGTGGGGGGGGTGTGCCTCAACGTGGGGTGCATCCCCACCAAGGCCCTCCTCCACGCGGCGGAAACCCTCCACCACCTGAAGGCGGCCGAGGGCTTTGGCCTGAAGGCTAAGCCCGAGCTGGACTTCAAAAAGCTTGGCACCTGGCGGGATGGGGTGGTGAGGAAGCTCACCGGGGGGGTGGCCGGGCTTCTAAAGGGCAACAAGGTGGAGCTTTTGCGGGGCTTCGCCCGCTTTAAGGGCCCCAAGGAGATCGAGGTAAACGGGGAAACCTACGGGGCCAAAAGCCTCATCGTGGCCACGGGAAGCGAGCCCATGCCCCTAAAGGGTTTCCCCTTCGGGGAGGACGTTTGGGACTCCACCCGGGCCCTAAAGGTGGAAGAGGGAATCCCCAAGCGCCTCTTGGTGATCGGGGGCGGGGCGGTGGGGTTGGAACTGGGCCAGATCTACCGCCGCCTGGGTTCGGAGGTAACCCTCATTGAGTACATGCCCGAGATCCTCCCGGCAGGGGACCGGGAAACCGCCGCCCTCCTGCGCAAGGCCCTGGAGAAGGAAGGGATTAGGGTGCGCACGGGCACCAAGGCGCTGGGCTACGAGAAGAAGGGGGATGGCCTCCATGTTCTCTTGGAGCCCGCCCAAGGGGGAAAGCAAGAGGAGATCGTGGTGGACAAGGTCCTGGTGGCGGTGGGCCGGAAGCCCCGCACCGAGGGCCTAGGCCTGGAGAAGGCCGGGGTGAAGGTGGACGAGCGGGGCTTCATCCAGGTGAACGCCCGCATGGAGACCTCCGCCCCAGGGGTGTACGCCATCGGGGACGTGGCCAGGCCTCCCCTCTTGGCCCACAAGGCCATGAAAGAGGGCCTGGTGGCCGCAGAAAACGCCGCCGGGAAAAACGCCCTCTTTGACTGCCAGGTGCCCAGCGTGGTCTACACCGGCCCCGAGTGGGCCGGGGTGGGGCTTACGGAGGAGGAGGCGGGGAAGGCGGGGTACAAGGTGAAGGTGGGGAGGTTTCCCCTTTCCGCCAGCGGCCGGGCCCTCACCCTGGGAAGCGCAGAGGGCCTCATCAAGGTGGTGGGGGATGCGGAAACGGACCTCCTCCTAGGGGTCTTCATGGTGGGGCCCCAGGCGGGGGAGCTCATCGCCGAGGCCACCTTGGCCCTGGAGATGGGGGCCACGGTCACCGACCTGGCCCTCACGGTCCACCCCCACCCCACCCTTTCCGAAAGCCTCATGGAGGCGGCGGAGGCCTTGCACAAGCAGGCCATCCACATCCTCAACCGGTAA